One Fusarium falciforme chromosome 1, complete sequence genomic window carries:
- a CDS encoding Annexin produces the protein MSYQGQGYGQPYGQQPQGYGQQYPPPPPGQYPPPQQPYGGGYQQQQGGYPQQGGYQQPQGHYPPPQQPPYGGYQQPPPPQPYGAPPGQYGAPPPQHHQQPYGGHSPAPPAPYGAPPPGAPYGAPPQQYGAPPTQPTPPSLGYGPPQIIQWDANPDAQALRKAMKGFGTDEKALISILSNKDPLQIDTLRAAYERAHRRNLVSDIQSETSSWFEKALVQLARGPLLSDVHNLHEAMSGPGTKELVLNDILLGRSNADLQAIKSAYYHTFHDKLEDVVKGDLSMKTERHFMLVLAANRAEDSAPVDPRQVDDDVMQIYKATEGKLGTDEILVCSILSKRNDNQIRAIAHTYKQKFNKDLEKVIKSEFSGHMEDALLFQLRHATDKYMHAAKLLEDSMAGMGTKDHLLIARVIRFHWDRNTLANVKGAYQQRYGRSLGSRIKGETSGDYRRTMLAAIGEPW, from the exons ATGTCTTATCAAGGACAGGGTTACGGTCAGCCTTATGGCC AGCAGCCGCAAGGCTACGGCCAGCAAtatccccctcctccccccggTCAATATCCCCCACCTCAGCAACCGTACGGCGGCGGATATCAGCAGCAACAAGGAGGATATCCTCAACAGGGAGGTTATCAGCAGCCTCAGGGCCATTATCCCCCTCCCCAGCAGCCTCCATATGGAGGATATCAGcaaccacctcctcctcagccctACGGCGCCCCTCCAGGCCAATAcggcgctcctcctcctcagcaccACCAACAGCCATATGGCGGTCATTCGCCCGCTCCGCCCGCGCCCTACGGTGCCCCTCCACCTGGTGCACCCTACGGAGCGCCACCTCAGCAGTATGGCGCGCCGCCAACACAGCCAACCCCACCATCACTGGGCTACGGTCCTCCTCAGATCATTCAATGGGACGCCAATCCGGATGCCCAGGCGCTGCGCAAGGCCATGAAGGGTTTTGGCACGGATGAGAAGGCATTGATCTCCATCCTCTCTAACAAGGACCCTCTGCAGATTGATACCCTCCGTGCAGCCTACGAGAGAGCCCACCGCCGTAACTTGGTTTCTGACATTCAGAGCGAGACGAGCTCATGGTTTGAGAAGGCATTGGTTCAATTGGCTCGTGGTCCCCTTTTGTCCGATGTTCACAACCTCCACGAGGCAATGAGCGGACCTGGCACCAAGGAACTTGTTCTCAACGATATTCTGCTTGGACGATCAAATGCCGACCTGCAGGCCATCAAGAGCGCTTACTACCACACATTCCATGATAAGCTCGAGGATGTTGTAAAGGGCGATCTCAGCATGAAGACGGAGCGGCACTTCATGCTTGTCTTGGCTGCCAATAGAGCTGAAGATTCTGCCCCCGTGGACCCTCGCCAGGTTGACGACGATGTCATGCAAATCTACAAGGCCACTGAGGGCAAGCTGGGCACAGACGAGATTCTGGTCTGCAGCATCTTGAGCAAAAGGAACGACAACCAGATCCGCGCCATTGCGCACACCTACAAGCAAAAGTTTAACAAGGATCTCGAAAAGGTTATCAAGAGT GAATTCTCTGGCCACATGGAGGATGCACTCCTCTTCCAGCTGCGCCATGCCACCGACAAGTACATGCACGCAGccaagcttctcgaggaCTCAATGGCCGGCATGGGCACCAAGGACCATCTTCTCATTGCACGTGTTATCCGCTTCCACTGGGATCGCAACACACTCGCCAACGTCAAGGGCGCCTACCAGCAACGGTACGGCAGAAGCCTGGGAAGCCGAATCAAGGGAGAGACCTCAGGAGACTACAGGAGGACCATGCTGGCAGCAATCGGCGAGCCCTGGTAA